From the genome of Prionailurus bengalensis isolate Pbe53 chromosome D1, Fcat_Pben_1.1_paternal_pri, whole genome shotgun sequence:
tgaacaaattgagccacccaggtgttccaacacttcaaataattttaaatttaatgtctttttatgaTTTACTAAAGAGTATTTATTTGATACGTTACTTCCCATTTAATGAGGCATCACttcaaagtaaaaattatagAATTGTTTCAGATGATTCACTTGATTATGGGATCCAGGAAATCATTGTGCCCAAACTTTTGGAGTACAAACACTGAGtgagataaaaatatttcagcaaagCAGAAAATAAGCTGTGCCCTCTTAGGGTAGATACACTCATTTAGTAGTATATTACTTTAAGTATATTCTCAAGGTTATTCTTAAGTTAGGACTCTTCGAACAGCATTCAACTAACGAAATAAAAATATTGGACATAAATTTCTATTCTAATacatgaattaaatatttaaattattattattaaaaactaaCAACATTCCAGTTAATTCTGGGAAATTCCCTACTCCAATGTGTATGTATCCTCATGGGCACATAAGGATATGTGCCCTTCTGTTCATGGTCTCATTTGTGTCCCTATTTTATGTGTTTCTGCATTGATGTGGTAGAAACAAATTCatgtagaataaatgaataaatcaataccTGCTTTTACAAGTAGTCCCCAGacgattttttttttgacagagagagatggggagccagtgagcaaagggcagagaaagagaagcagagctcACTTAAGTGGGACTCCAGCTCACCCAAGACGTGGCTCCAGCTCACCCGatctggggctccaactcaagaaccctgagatcatgacctgagcagaagtcacatgcttaatgcctgagtcacccaggcacccaggaactGAGACATCTTAATCATTCTTGTTCAGGTTATTACATTTCCGGacatatgtttttttccttcaggatAAGAGGCATTGAATAAGCAAAGATATCGCTTCAGAAACTTAATTTAACGGTGGTCTTAATGAAATTAGATTAGTGTACGTTGTACAATGTTAAAAAATCACAATCTTAAAGATAATTTTGCCTCTGAAACGACCTTCATGAGTGCACTCTTAACCTCTTTGTTCCTCAGGCTATAGACCACAGGGTTCAGCATGGGGATGACCGTGGTGTAGAACACAGATGCCATTTTGTCTGTGTCCATGGAATGGCTGGAACTGGGCTGTAAGTACATAAAAATGAGTGTCCCATAGAAGATGGAGACTGCAGAGAGGTGAGAAGCACAGGTAGATAAAGCCTTCTGATATCCCGTAGATGAGTGCATCTTTAGGATGGTGATAAATATGAATATGTAGGAAATCAAGATGACCATGAGAGCAAAAAAGCTGTTGAAGCTCACTACATAAACAAGAACCAGCTCACTGACACGTCTATCAGAGCAAGAAAGAACCATGACTGCAGGCACATCACAGAAAAAATGATGAATCACATTGGACATACAAAAGGAGAGACTGAACGTGTCTCCAATGTGGATAGAGGCATTCAGGAAACCACAGGTGTAGGAACCTATTGCCAGACGTGCACACACACCTGTCGTCATGGTGGTGGTGTAATGGAGGGGTTTGCACACTGCtgcatagcggtcataggccattgAAGCCAACAGGTAACTCTCCACAGTGGCAAAGGCTGCAAAAAAGAACATCTGAGCAGCACATGCATTGTAGGAGATGACCTTGTCTCTTATAAGTAATCCAGCCATGACCTTGGGAGTGACAGCTGTAGAGCAACAAAGGTCCACCAGAGACAGGTTActgaggaaaaagtacatgggagtGTGGAGACGAGAGTCCAACAGAATCAACACTATTATCCCCAGGTTTCCAACCAGAGTGATGAGTTAGATGAGGGTGAACACGATAAAGAGGGGAACCTGCAGTTCTGCATCACTGGTTAGTCCCAGCAAGATGAACTGCATCACTTCTGTCCTGTTATCCATCAGTGTTGAGAACCACAAACGCTATggcaatgagaagaaagaaatgggtgAT
Proteins encoded in this window:
- the LOC122482819 gene encoding LOW QUALITY PROTEIN: olfactory receptor 5B3-like (The sequence of the model RefSeq protein was modified relative to this genomic sequence to represent the inferred CDS: substituted 1 base at 1 genomic stop codon) — its product is MDNRTEVMQFILLGLTSDAELQVPLFIVFTLIXLITLVGNLGIIVLILLDSRLHTPMYFFLSNLSLVDLCCSTAVTPKVMAGLLIRDKVISYNACAAQMFFFAAFATVESYLLASMAYDRYAAVCKPLHYTTTMTTGVCARLAIGSYTCGFLNASIHIGDTFSLSFCMSNVIHHFFCDVPAVMVLSCSDRRVSELVLVYVVSFNSFFALMVILISYIFIFITILKMHSSTGYQKALSTCASHLSAVSIFYGTLIFMYLQPSSSHSMDTDKMASVFYTTVIPMLNPVVYSLRNKEVKSALMKVVSEAKLSLRL